A window of Sphingobacterium sp. lm-10 contains these coding sequences:
- a CDS encoding DUF5125 domain-containing protein, with amino-acid sequence MKKHLFFIGCMLAILATAGCKKEQSAMDGSPEMTLHTTFETAYFADSLQFSVDVRDGNGVPLSTLKAYLYYGDEVVSETTIRTKEYGRYDGKLYAPYYAQIPNGSATIRLVLQNINQSKSEQQVGVPLQRPDYPYLTFVAEDSTRHEMNRTALYQYTVEKEFPMKIKGYIEAPAFGENGNVVRFGYTGDKITEGNSSLISFSYLSDGVYPITFNTLSYEAGPFLSYSINDVDLLLSGEELYTADLSLQKDQVLRIDGIADLADWWIDSDFIREVDGEYRFNAMNGNYRITADFVRKYFIIEAVQAGQLAKLNADGTGAIWIIGEGIGKPNLDNQVGWTTEKALCMAPIGNKRYRVTVVGGESMRANNINFKFFHQKGWGGEFGGSHIATESDLIFIGDGTNGRDSGNLGIITGASLEAGTTYVLTVDLSAGNQAAMLTVEKR; translated from the coding sequence ATGAAAAAACACCTCTTTTTTATCGGATGCATGTTGGCCATTTTGGCTACAGCGGGCTGTAAGAAGGAACAGTCTGCCATGGATGGCAGTCCGGAAATGACCCTACATACTACTTTTGAAACGGCCTATTTTGCCGACAGTCTACAATTCAGTGTCGATGTGCGTGATGGCAATGGGGTTCCCTTATCTACCTTGAAGGCTTATCTGTATTATGGCGACGAAGTGGTTTCGGAAACGACGATTCGCACGAAAGAATATGGTCGGTACGATGGGAAGCTTTATGCACCTTATTATGCGCAGATCCCTAATGGATCTGCGACGATAAGGTTGGTCTTACAGAATATTAATCAATCGAAAAGCGAGCAACAAGTGGGTGTTCCATTGCAGCGTCCGGATTACCCTTATCTTACTTTTGTAGCAGAAGATAGCACTCGGCATGAGATGAACCGAACCGCTCTCTATCAGTACACGGTAGAAAAAGAATTTCCAATGAAGATCAAAGGATACATCGAAGCGCCTGCTTTTGGAGAGAACGGGAACGTCGTCCGATTTGGATACACGGGCGACAAGATTACAGAAGGAAATAGTAGTCTAATATCTTTCTCTTACTTATCTGATGGTGTGTATCCGATTACCTTCAATACGTTGAGTTACGAAGCGGGTCCTTTCTTAAGTTATAGCATTAATGATGTGGATCTTCTACTATCCGGTGAGGAGCTGTATACCGCCGACTTGTCTTTACAAAAAGATCAGGTATTACGGATCGATGGCATTGCCGATCTGGCAGATTGGTGGATCGATTCGGATTTTATCCGGGAGGTCGATGGCGAATACCGGTTTAATGCGATGAATGGAAACTACCGGATTACCGCGGATTTTGTTCGTAAGTATTTTATCATTGAAGCCGTACAAGCTGGGCAGTTAGCGAAGCTGAATGCCGACGGCACAGGAGCGATCTGGATTATTGGTGAAGGGATAGGAAAACCGAATCTAGATAATCAAGTAGGCTGGACGACCGAGAAGGCTTTGTGTATGGCGCCTATCGGCAATAAACGCTATCGCGTGACGGTGGTAGGAGGAGAGTCCATGCGTGCGAACAATATCAACTTCAAGTTCTTTCATCAAAAAGGTTGGGGTGGCGAGTTTGGTGGGTCACACATCGCGACCGAAAGCGATCTTATTTTTATTGGGGATGGTACCAATGGCAGAGATTCTGGTAATCTTGGCATTATTACCGGAGCATCCTTGGAAGCGGGCACTACTTACGTTTTAACGGTAGATTTAAGTGCCGGTAACCAAGCGGCCATGCTTACTGTGGAGAAGCGCTAA
- a CDS encoding cation-transporting P-type ATPase: MTNSTKEEGRKTEHWHAQDVDTVVSTLDTNTSDGLSKATAKELLDKHGRNELPQKKKESTFIRFIKHFHDVLIYVLLAAAVVTTILGHYTDTIVIILVAIINAAIGFVQEGKAEKALESIKGILSLKATVLRDGKRKEIDATEVVLGDVVLLSAGDKVPADLRLFESDNLKIEESALTGESESSEKDTEKLEKDVDLGDRKNMAYTSTTVSNGTGKGVVTAIGKDTEIGKINQMMSDVTQLTTPLLRQTGQFGKTVALATLVLAAATFAYGYYLRDYDTEELLLSVIGLAVAAIPEGLPAILSIILAIGVQNLAKRNAIIRNLPSVETLGSVSVICSDKTGTLTRNEMTVKDIVLAEEKYDVTGIGYSPEEGEIQQEEKEVDVDDDANLKELLRCIYICNEASLDKDKNGDWAIKGDPTEGALVTVYKKSGLDKEKPKRESTIPFDSDYKYMATLIEQDGEEIMYVKGAPDRLIELATKQLGKDGEEVDMDADYWEEQVTKLAKQGKRLIAAGYKKMSSGGSKIDHDDLEDGLVMIGLAGIIDPPREEAIEAIKICTDAGIRVKMITGDHVDTAKAIGKEMGIGDGEKACRGADLEKMSDEEMRKAVKEYDIFARTSPEHKLRLVEALQAEGRICAMTGDGVNDAPALKKADVGIAMGIKGTEVTKDASEMVLADDNFRTIVDAVEEGRRIYDNLKKTILFILPTNGAESLLIMASILFGYIMPLTPLQILWVNMVTSVTVSLALAFEEIEDGTMKRPPRKEKEPLLSGYFIWRIIFVSVLIGGGTLFLVQYLTAQGVDNGTIRTITMQTIVISQLFHLFNCRSIHGTAFDSKFFSNKAIYIVAIILFILQAAITYLPFMNNIFDTEPIALSFWQYPVYLGIAVFVIVEIEKWVVRKFVLTKKEEQTA; the protein is encoded by the coding sequence ATGACAAATTCTACCAAGGAAGAAGGGCGTAAGACCGAGCATTGGCATGCTCAGGATGTTGATACCGTCGTGTCTACTCTCGATACAAATACCTCCGATGGCCTTAGTAAGGCCACGGCAAAGGAACTGCTGGATAAGCATGGACGCAATGAACTCCCACAAAAGAAAAAGGAAAGTACATTTATACGTTTTATAAAGCATTTCCATGATGTGCTGATCTATGTATTGCTCGCGGCTGCGGTTGTTACAACCATATTAGGGCATTATACCGATACGATTGTCATCATCCTGGTGGCTATTATCAATGCGGCGATCGGTTTTGTACAGGAGGGAAAAGCGGAGAAGGCGCTAGAAAGTATAAAAGGGATATTATCTCTCAAAGCAACCGTGCTACGCGATGGTAAGCGTAAAGAGATCGATGCCACGGAAGTCGTGCTTGGTGACGTCGTGCTGCTATCGGCCGGCGATAAAGTTCCTGCCGACTTGCGCTTATTCGAATCGGATAACCTCAAGATCGAAGAGTCTGCCCTAACCGGTGAATCCGAATCTTCGGAAAAGGATACAGAAAAACTGGAGAAGGATGTAGATCTCGGTGACCGCAAAAATATGGCATACACCAGTACTACGGTAAGTAACGGTACTGGAAAAGGAGTAGTGACCGCTATCGGAAAAGATACGGAGATTGGTAAGATCAATCAAATGATGTCGGATGTGACACAATTGACTACTCCATTACTTCGCCAGACCGGCCAATTCGGGAAGACAGTCGCATTAGCTACGCTGGTATTGGCTGCAGCAACATTTGCTTATGGCTATTACTTGCGAGATTATGATACAGAAGAACTGCTGTTATCGGTGATCGGCTTAGCGGTAGCAGCCATCCCGGAAGGTTTGCCGGCCATCCTTTCTATTATCTTGGCCATTGGTGTACAAAACTTGGCCAAACGCAATGCGATTATCCGCAACCTACCATCGGTAGAAACTTTGGGTTCCGTTTCGGTAATCTGTTCCGACAAAACCGGTACTTTGACGCGGAATGAGATGACTGTGAAAGACATTGTGCTAGCCGAAGAAAAATACGACGTAACAGGCATAGGTTATTCGCCAGAGGAAGGTGAAATACAACAAGAGGAGAAAGAAGTCGACGTTGATGATGATGCTAACCTGAAAGAGCTATTACGCTGTATTTATATCTGTAATGAAGCTTCGTTGGACAAAGACAAAAATGGAGATTGGGCCATAAAAGGTGATCCGACTGAAGGGGCTTTGGTAACCGTATACAAAAAAAGTGGCTTGGATAAAGAGAAACCAAAAAGGGAATCTACTATACCATTCGACTCAGATTATAAATATATGGCTACCCTAATCGAACAGGATGGTGAGGAAATAATGTACGTAAAAGGTGCGCCGGATCGACTCATTGAATTGGCAACAAAGCAGCTGGGGAAAGACGGCGAAGAGGTGGATATGGATGCCGATTATTGGGAAGAACAGGTGACCAAATTGGCCAAGCAGGGTAAAAGGCTGATTGCTGCCGGTTACAAAAAGATGTCATCGGGTGGGTCTAAGATCGATCACGACGATTTAGAAGATGGCCTAGTAATGATTGGCTTAGCGGGTATTATTGATCCGCCGCGCGAAGAAGCGATCGAAGCGATCAAAATCTGTACAGATGCAGGCATTCGCGTAAAAATGATTACTGGGGATCATGTGGATACCGCTAAAGCCATTGGCAAAGAAATGGGTATTGGTGATGGAGAAAAAGCTTGCCGTGGTGCCGATCTGGAAAAGATGAGTGACGAGGAAATGCGTAAAGCGGTAAAAGAGTACGATATCTTTGCCCGTACGAGCCCAGAACACAAATTGCGCTTGGTAGAGGCTTTACAAGCAGAAGGACGTATCTGTGCAATGACGGGCGACGGTGTGAACGATGCGCCTGCGTTGAAGAAAGCAGACGTGGGGATTGCGATGGGTATTAAAGGAACCGAGGTGACCAAAGATGCCTCAGAAATGGTATTAGCTGATGATAATTTCCGTACGATCGTAGATGCAGTAGAAGAGGGAAGGCGTATTTATGACAACTTGAAAAAAACCATTCTCTTCATCTTGCCGACCAATGGGGCGGAAAGCTTGTTGATTATGGCAAGTATTCTGTTTGGTTATATTATGCCGTTGACTCCCCTGCAGATTCTGTGGGTAAACATGGTGACATCTGTGACAGTATCTTTGGCGTTAGCCTTTGAAGAGATTGAAGATGGGACTATGAAAAGGCCACCGCGAAAAGAAAAAGAACCCCTACTAAGCGGTTACTTCATTTGGCGTATTATATTCGTATCTGTGTTAATCGGAGGCGGAACCTTGTTTCTCGTGCAATACCTTACCGCACAGGGCGTAGACAACGGTACTATTCGTACGATTACGATGCAAACTATTGTAATTTCTCAGCTATTTCACTTGTTTAATTGTCGAAGTATCCACGGTACCGCGTTCGACAGCAAGTTCTTCTCCAATAAAGCCATTTACATCGTTGCGATCATTTTATTTATCCTGCAAGCGGCAATTACCTATCTGCCGTTCATGAATAATATCTTTGACACCGAGCCTATTGCCTTATCATTTTGGCAATATCCGGTTTACTTAGGTATTGCAGTTTTTGTGATTGTGGAAATAGAGAAGTGGGTGGTGCGTAAGTTTGTGCTAACCAAGAAAGAGGAGCAGACAGCTTAA
- the metE gene encoding 5-methyltetrahydropteroyltriglutamate--homocysteine S-methyltransferase codes for MLTTNNLGYPRVGPFRELKKANEAYWAKKITQEELLNTAKSIREANWKLQQENGFTLIPSNDFSFYDQVLDLSLTIGAVPARYQSLLNKIDGEYSLDLYFALARGFQAEGVDVTAMEMTKWFDTNYHYMVPEFTKNQEFKLTSEKFLKEYNEAKSLGIETKPVLIGPITYLLLGKEKEEGFDRIDLIERLLPVYEEIVSKLAAAGAQYIQIDEPYLALDIDEKVKGLYKMVFEKLNAAAGDTKLIATTYFEALKDNEDLALNLPVHALHIDLVRGEDQLDTILAKVPASLTLSLGVVEGRNIWKNDYEKSLGKIQQAVDTLGKDRVWIAPASSLLHVPFDLDNEKNEESLPAEVKNWLAFAKQKLAEVKDLAVLADGEVDAETEKRFESNKAAAESRRTSPLIHKPEVKTRTSNITDDDAKRTSLFADRKSAQQEKFNLPAFATTTIGSFPQTKDVRKWRADLKKGAISQEEYDKAIAEETENTIRLQEQLDIDVLVHGEFERNDMVEYFGEQLAGYAFTQYGWVQSYGSRCVKPPVIYGDVYRPQDMTVRWSSYAQSLTERPVKGMLTGPVTILQWSFVRNDQPRSTTTYQIALAILDEVQALEKAGIKIIQIDEPAIREGLPLRKADQKDYLNWAVRAFRVSSSNVEDDTQIHTHMCYSEFNNVIEDIAAMDADVITIETSRSQMKLLNAFAGDFKYPNDIGPGVYDIHSPRVPSTEEMVELLRKAKAVVPAAQLWVNPDCGLKTRAWPETKAALESMVEAAKILRAE; via the coding sequence ATGTTAACGACAAACAACTTAGGTTATCCAAGAGTAGGACCATTCCGCGAATTGAAAAAGGCGAATGAAGCTTACTGGGCTAAAAAAATCACCCAAGAGGAACTTCTAAATACAGCAAAAAGCATTCGTGAAGCTAACTGGAAATTACAACAGGAGAATGGCTTTACCTTAATCCCGTCCAATGATTTTTCCTTTTATGATCAAGTATTGGATTTATCCCTTACGATCGGAGCAGTGCCTGCGCGCTATCAATCGCTTTTAAATAAGATTGACGGAGAATACAGTTTAGATCTATATTTTGCGTTAGCAAGAGGTTTCCAGGCAGAAGGTGTTGATGTGACGGCCATGGAAATGACGAAATGGTTCGACACCAACTACCATTACATGGTTCCCGAATTCACCAAAAATCAGGAATTCAAATTAACTTCTGAAAAATTCTTAAAAGAATACAACGAGGCGAAGTCATTAGGCATTGAAACGAAGCCAGTATTAATTGGCCCCATCACCTACCTTTTATTAGGAAAAGAAAAAGAAGAGGGTTTTGATCGTATCGATCTAATCGAGCGTTTATTGCCAGTATACGAAGAGATCGTTTCCAAATTGGCGGCGGCTGGTGCACAATATATCCAAATTGATGAGCCGTACCTGGCGTTGGATATCGACGAAAAAGTAAAAGGTTTGTATAAAATGGTATTTGAGAAATTAAATGCCGCAGCGGGCGACACCAAACTGATCGCAACAACGTATTTTGAAGCGTTAAAAGATAATGAAGATTTGGCGTTGAACCTTCCAGTACACGCCTTACATATCGACTTGGTACGCGGTGAAGATCAATTGGATACCATCTTGGCAAAAGTTCCTGCTTCTCTAACTCTTTCATTAGGTGTGGTAGAAGGCCGTAATATTTGGAAAAATGATTACGAAAAATCATTAGGCAAAATCCAACAAGCAGTAGATACATTAGGGAAAGACCGTGTTTGGATAGCACCAGCGTCTTCTTTATTGCATGTACCATTTGACTTGGACAATGAGAAAAACGAAGAATCTCTTCCTGCCGAGGTTAAAAATTGGCTAGCATTCGCTAAGCAGAAATTAGCAGAAGTAAAAGACCTAGCTGTATTGGCTGACGGGGAGGTAGATGCAGAGACAGAAAAACGTTTCGAAAGCAACAAAGCGGCCGCAGAAAGCCGTCGTACTTCTCCATTGATCCACAAACCAGAGGTAAAAACACGTACCAGCAACATCACAGACGATGATGCAAAACGTACTTCCTTATTTGCAGATCGGAAATCAGCACAACAAGAAAAATTCAATCTTCCTGCTTTCGCAACCACGACAATCGGTTCATTCCCACAAACAAAAGACGTACGTAAATGGCGTGCTGATTTGAAAAAAGGAGCCATTTCTCAGGAAGAATACGATAAAGCTATTGCGGAAGAAACCGAAAACACCATTCGTCTTCAAGAACAATTAGACATCGACGTATTAGTACATGGTGAGTTCGAGCGTAACGACATGGTGGAATATTTCGGTGAGCAATTGGCGGGATATGCTTTCACGCAGTACGGCTGGGTACAATCTTATGGTTCACGCTGTGTGAAACCTCCAGTTATCTATGGTGATGTGTACCGCCCGCAAGATATGACAGTTCGTTGGTCTTCTTATGCACAATCCTTGACAGAGCGTCCGGTAAAAGGTATGTTAACAGGTCCGGTAACGATCTTGCAATGGTCATTCGTTCGTAACGATCAACCGCGCTCTACGACAACCTATCAAATCGCCTTAGCAATCTTAGATGAAGTGCAAGCTTTGGAAAAAGCAGGGATCAAAATTATCCAAATTGATGAGCCTGCTATTCGTGAGGGATTGCCTTTGCGTAAAGCAGATCAAAAAGATTACTTGAACTGGGCGGTACGTGCTTTCCGTGTTTCTTCATCCAACGTGGAAGATGATACACAGATCCACACACACATGTGTTACTCTGAATTCAATAATGTGATTGAAGATATCGCGGCAATGGATGCAGACGTAATTACGATCGAGACTTCCCGTTCTCAGATGAAGTTGTTAAACGCCTTTGCCGGTGATTTCAAATATCCGAATGATATCGGTCCAGGTGTTTATGACATCCATTCGCCTCGTGTGCCTAGCACAGAAGAAATGGTGGAGCTCTTGCGTAAAGCGAAAGCTGTAGTGCCTGCAGCACAATTGTGGGTAAATCCTGACTGTGGATTAAAAACACGTGCTTGGCCAGAAACCAAAGCAGCGTTGGAATCTATGGTAGAAGCTGCAAAGATTTTACGTGCAGAATAA
- a CDS encoding glycoside hydrolase family 30 beta sandwich domain-containing protein, whose amino-acid sequence MIKRNMMLQFSLGFLLMLSCGSESSFTTSVPEPELTSGDVTLYVTSGYRIQEFKKTYLNFSANDNLSTKTVFLDPQQTYQTMDGFGAAITGSSAYNLLKMSAADRARFLTETFSTTEGMGQNYVRIAIGCSDFSLSEYTLNDKPGIENFALQKEELEYVIPVMKEILAINPDIKIMGSPWTAPLWMKVNNLQERAPYASWTGGHLNPAHYQDYGTYFVKWIQAMQSQGIHIHSITPQNEPLNHLNSASMVMKWEEQRDFIKQALGPKLRGAGLQTKIYAYDHNYNYDNMADQQGYPVRIYEDAEASQYIAGAAYHNYGGDRSELLEIHAKAPDKELIFSETSIGTWNNGNVLSSQLIADMREVGLGTINNWSRGVIVWNLMLDADRGPTREGGCTTCYGAVDIAADYRTIRKNSHYFVVGHLSAVVKSGAVRIGSKGTMPEGVVHSAFRNPDNSFAIVLANSNSVDTSVTFSDGDKHFTHLVPANSVVSYHWNK is encoded by the coding sequence ATGATAAAGAGAAATATGATGTTACAGTTTTCCTTAGGCTTTTTGCTGATGCTTTCCTGCGGTTCCGAGAGCTCTTTTACGACCTCTGTGCCGGAACCGGAGCTTACCTCCGGTGATGTTACTTTGTATGTGACCTCCGGTTATCGTATTCAGGAATTTAAGAAAACTTACCTGAATTTCAGTGCCAATGACAATCTGTCGACTAAGACCGTATTTTTAGATCCGCAGCAAACCTATCAAACGATGGATGGTTTTGGCGCAGCCATTACCGGATCGTCAGCCTACAATCTGTTGAAAATGTCTGCGGCAGATCGTGCACGATTTCTAACGGAAACCTTTTCTACTACCGAAGGGATGGGACAAAATTATGTCCGTATTGCGATTGGCTGTTCTGACTTCTCGCTGAGCGAATACACACTCAATGACAAACCTGGTATCGAAAACTTTGCCCTGCAAAAAGAAGAATTAGAATATGTGATTCCGGTGATGAAAGAGATTCTAGCCATTAATCCGGATATTAAAATCATGGGATCGCCATGGACGGCTCCTTTGTGGATGAAAGTCAACAACCTACAGGAACGAGCACCTTATGCATCCTGGACAGGAGGTCATTTGAATCCAGCCCATTATCAGGATTATGGGACTTACTTTGTGAAATGGATTCAGGCCATGCAATCGCAAGGTATCCATATCCATTCCATCACGCCACAAAATGAGCCGTTGAATCACTTGAACTCCGCGTCCATGGTGATGAAGTGGGAAGAGCAACGCGATTTTATTAAGCAAGCTTTAGGTCCTAAGTTGCGTGGTGCCGGCTTACAAACAAAGATCTATGCCTATGACCATAACTACAATTATGATAATATGGCCGATCAGCAAGGTTACCCCGTGCGTATTTATGAAGATGCAGAAGCCTCTCAATACATTGCAGGAGCGGCTTATCATAACTACGGTGGAGACCGTAGCGAGTTGTTAGAGATCCATGCCAAGGCACCAGACAAGGAGTTGATTTTCTCGGAGACTTCTATTGGCACCTGGAACAATGGCAATGTTCTAAGCAGCCAACTAATTGCAGACATGCGCGAAGTAGGCTTAGGTACCATCAATAACTGGAGTCGCGGGGTGATCGTGTGGAATCTGATGTTGGATGCCGATCGTGGCCCTACACGAGAAGGTGGGTGTACTACCTGTTATGGAGCCGTGGATATTGCGGCAGACTATCGTACCATTCGTAAGAATTCCCATTACTTTGTCGTAGGCCATCTTTCAGCGGTGGTGAAATCGGGCGCTGTACGTATTGGTTCAAAAGGTACGATGCCAGAGGGAGTTGTACACAGCGCATTCCGCAATCCGGATAATAGCTTTGCCATTGTATTGGCCAACAGCAATTCGGTTGATACCTCCGTCACATTCAGTGATGGCGACAAGCATTTCACACACCTAGTGCCAGCCAATTCGGTTGTCTCTTATCATTGGAATAAATAA
- a CDS encoding RagB/SusD family nutrient uptake outer membrane protein, translated as MKRIIQNISIASVFIFAISSCSLGLDPLDSYSEVTEGVDERGNEVVFRDRAAVESHLQTIYQQMRDRQEHWYLDLLLIAESHADNAYAGTTGAEVLPFENNAIDGANSVLSRDWDRYMVDVARANRLIVNIDSVSDVALTTALRRQYKAEAQIFRAMVYFDMVRLWGNVPVLTREGRDITSENITDVYDDYFPDQNTQLEVYQQIERDLLEALEYAPTNDPANKTRFTKSVVRALLAKVYAEQPMRDYAKVVQYADQLTADGFALEPDFTNLFGMNSNNTDAKMRNTRESILEAQFFAGNGNWVTWMLGRDLSNYNNQFAWAKWITPSRDLIRVFQAENDAVRFRESVVYYQAGWSNYYPSSNYPFMFKTRSAFNSIIKYRYADILLLKAEALLFGPSTNLTEAAAIIDQIRQRVELPVLPAAVRNNRDQLIQALMKERRLELAFEGERWFDLVRWEKVEEVMNGVFGRDTGRRPQVYPFTPNSYLMPIPQGVLDQNLKLNQNPGY; from the coding sequence ATGAAAAGAATCATACAAAATATAAGCATAGCAAGTGTATTCATATTTGCTATCAGCAGTTGTTCGCTTGGGCTGGATCCGCTGGATAGCTACTCCGAAGTTACCGAAGGCGTAGACGAACGTGGAAACGAGGTCGTATTTAGGGATAGGGCGGCCGTAGAAAGCCACCTGCAAACTATTTATCAGCAAATGCGCGACAGGCAGGAGCACTGGTATCTGGATTTATTGTTGATTGCAGAAAGTCATGCCGATAACGCGTATGCCGGAACTACCGGCGCAGAGGTGTTGCCTTTCGAGAACAATGCCATTGATGGCGCTAACTCCGTACTGAGCAGGGACTGGGATCGCTATATGGTCGATGTGGCACGTGCCAACCGCCTCATTGTTAATATCGACTCTGTAAGCGATGTGGCACTCACTACGGCATTGAGGAGGCAGTACAAAGCAGAAGCGCAGATCTTCCGTGCTATGGTGTACTTCGATATGGTACGCTTATGGGGAAATGTACCGGTATTGACCAGAGAGGGGCGTGATATTACCTCAGAAAATATTACCGATGTCTATGATGACTATTTCCCGGATCAAAATACGCAGTTGGAAGTGTACCAGCAAATTGAGAGAGATTTACTGGAAGCCCTAGAATATGCTCCAACGAACGATCCAGCTAACAAAACTCGCTTTACAAAATCTGTGGTAAGAGCTTTATTGGCGAAAGTGTACGCGGAACAGCCAATGCGTGATTACGCCAAAGTGGTACAATATGCCGATCAGCTCACGGCAGACGGATTTGCGTTGGAGCCAGATTTTACCAACTTGTTTGGAATGAACAGTAATAATACCGATGCCAAGATGCGTAACACCCGGGAATCTATTCTCGAAGCACAATTCTTTGCGGGCAATGGTAACTGGGTGACCTGGATGTTGGGTCGTGATCTTTCCAACTATAATAATCAGTTCGCGTGGGCCAAATGGATCACGCCTTCACGGGATTTGATTCGTGTGTTTCAGGCAGAGAATGATGCAGTCCGTTTCAGAGAATCTGTGGTGTATTATCAGGCAGGTTGGAGTAACTATTATCCATCCAGTAATTACCCTTTTATGTTTAAAACGCGGTCAGCTTTTAATAGCATTATCAAATACCGCTATGCAGATATATTGCTGCTTAAAGCCGAAGCACTTTTGTTTGGGCCTTCAACCAACTTGACAGAAGCAGCGGCAATCATCGACCAGATTAGGCAACGCGTGGAACTACCAGTATTGCCTGCTGCGGTGCGCAACAACCGCGACCAACTCATACAGGCTTTGATGAAAGAAAGACGCCTCGAACTGGCTTTTGAAGGCGAGCGCTGGTTCGACCTGGTACGTTGGGAAAAAGTAGAAGAGGTGATGAATGGCGTATTTGGTAGAGACACGGGGCGAAGACCACAAGTGTATCCTTTCACTCCCAACTCTTACCTGATGCCCATCCCGCAAGGTGTGTTGGATCAGAATTTAAAATTAAATCAAAACCCAGGTTATTAA
- the mtgA gene encoding monofunctional biosynthetic peptidoglycan transglycosylase — MAIKRSTKNRKKKKTTKKQNKVLWWAGRVLLGLVAFSFLWVVALRFINPPITYLMIKRGFEWQSQGKGFKIDKTWLAYDDISDNLKKAALAGEDAFFMTHHGFDTKAIEKALQRNQSGGALRGGSTISQQVAKNVFLWPARSWFRKGLETYFTVLIEFFWPKKRILEMYLNVIEMGQGVYGAEAASHYYYGKSGRSLSRKEAALIIAILPNPRKWDARRPSAYVNRRANSIVRYLNHYTIPE, encoded by the coding sequence ATGGCGATCAAGCGAAGCACAAAAAATAGGAAAAAGAAAAAGACAACGAAAAAGCAAAATAAGGTTCTATGGTGGGCTGGTCGGGTCTTACTAGGACTGGTTGCCTTTAGCTTCCTTTGGGTTGTTGCCTTGCGCTTCATCAATCCGCCAATCACCTACCTGATGATAAAACGAGGCTTCGAGTGGCAGTCGCAGGGCAAAGGTTTTAAAATTGATAAAACCTGGTTAGCCTACGACGATATCTCTGACAACTTGAAAAAGGCAGCCCTGGCTGGTGAAGATGCTTTTTTCATGACGCATCATGGCTTTGATACGAAGGCGATCGAGAAAGCATTGCAACGAAACCAATCGGGTGGAGCGCTACGGGGTGGTAGTACCATCAGCCAGCAGGTGGCCAAAAATGTATTTCTGTGGCCCGCAAGATCTTGGTTTCGCAAAGGTTTGGAAACCTATTTCACGGTGTTGATTGAGTTTTTCTGGCCTAAGAAAAGAATTCTGGAGATGTACCTTAATGTGATTGAGATGGGACAAGGCGTGTACGGTGCCGAAGCGGCATCACATTATTATTATGGCAAATCAGGCAGGAGCTTGAGCCGTAAAGAAGCCGCATTGATCATCGCCATATTGCCTAATCCGCGCAAGTGGGATGCTCGAAGACCTTCTGCTTATGTGAATAGACGTGCCAATAGCATAGTTCGATACCTCAACCATTACACGATTCCCGAATAA
- a CDS encoding response regulator transcription factor: MSQKILLAEDDPNLGDLLKDYLELKGKFDVVLCKDGMEALEAFRKDEFDLCIFDVMMPKKDGFSLGKDVRKVDQTVPIIFATAKGMMEDKTQAFELGGDDYITKPFRVEELLLRINALLKRSSRDKDDETPDKFEIGGYFFDYTSQVISYKGQQQKLSTKEAELLRLLCLKKNDVLTREEALVKIWHDDNYFTGRSMDVFLSKLRKYLKEDPNVEIVNVHGKGYKLLVS; encoded by the coding sequence ATGTCTCAAAAAATACTACTAGCAGAAGACGATCCCAATCTTGGCGATCTCTTGAAAGATTACCTCGAACTCAAGGGTAAATTTGATGTCGTACTGTGCAAGGATGGCATGGAAGCATTGGAAGCATTCCGCAAGGATGAATTTGATCTGTGCATTTTCGATGTTATGATGCCAAAAAAAGACGGCTTCTCTTTGGGGAAAGATGTGCGCAAAGTGGATCAAACAGTGCCAATTATCTTTGCCACAGCCAAAGGAATGATGGAAGACAAAACCCAAGCATTTGAATTGGGTGGTGATGACTATATTACGAAGCCGTTTCGTGTAGAAGAGCTGTTGTTGCGCATCAACGCCCTGCTTAAACGTTCGTCTCGCGATAAAGATGATGAAACACCAGACAAGTTTGAGATTGGTGGTTATTTCTTTGATTATACCAGTCAAGTGATCTCCTATAAGGGGCAGCAGCAGAAGTTATCTACTAAGGAGGCCGAACTGTTGCGTCTGCTTTGTCTCAAGAAGAATGATGTGTTGACGCGCGAAGAAGCGTTGGTGAAGATCTGGCATGACGACAACTATTTCACCGGTAGAAGCATGGATGTATTCCTGAGTAAGCTTCGGAAATATCTTAAAGAAGATCCGAATGTGGAAATCGTAAATGTGCATGGCAAAGGATACAAGCTTTTGGTCAGCTAG